The Amycolatopsis nigrescens CSC17Ta-90 genomic interval GCCGGCCCGCACCTTCGAGCCGACCTTCACCGGCTGCGGGAAGCGGACCTTGTTCAGCCCGTAGTTGATCCCCATCGACAGGTTCTCCACCCGGTAGATGTCCTTGCCGAAGAACGGGATCAGCGAAAGCGTGAGGTAGCCGTGCGCGATGGTCGCGCCGAACGGGCCCGCCGCGGCCCGCTCGGTGTCGAGATGGATCCATTGGTGGTCGCCGGTCGCGTCGGCGAACAGCTGCACCTGCTCCTGGGTGATGGTGTGCCAGCCGCTGTAACCGAGGTGTTCGCCGACCACGCCCGCGAACTCGTCCACTCCGGAAAAAACCCGCATCGCTTCGCCCCCTAGTCCCTCGGCCCGCCGGCGGCGTAGATGACCTGGCCGGAGATGAACCCGGCGCCTTCGCTGACCAGGAAGGAGGCAAGGTGGGCGATGTCCTCGGGCTCGCCGACCCGGCGCACCGGGATCTGCTCGGCGGCGGCCTTCTTGAAGGTCTCGAAGTCCATGC includes:
- a CDS encoding MaoC family dehydratase, whose amino-acid sequence is MRVFSGVDEFAGVVGEHLGYSGWHTITQEQVQLFADATGDHQWIHLDTERAAAGPFGATIAHGYLTLSLIPFFGKDIYRVENLSMGINYGLNKVRFPQPVKVGSKVRAGAELTEVTDVTGGVQAVVRWTLEIEGEAKPACVAETVARLIR